From one Mesoplodon densirostris isolate mMesDen1 chromosome 19, mMesDen1 primary haplotype, whole genome shotgun sequence genomic stretch:
- the ZNF570 gene encoding zinc finger protein 570 isoform X3, with protein MLENYRILVSLGLCFSKPSVILLLEQGKEPWMVKRELTKDLCSGWESVCETEELTPKQDIYEVRSSQKVIETLTSCGLEYSSLKEEWKCEGHFERQSVNQKACFKEKTITHEEAPVDERGQEYNKTWGSFHPSTLHTQQIIPKEEKVYKHNTHKSFKKKLMAIKPRSIYTEKKLLKCNDCGKVFSQSSSLTLHQRIHTGEKPYKCIECGKAFSQRSNLVQHQRIHTGEKPYECKECRKAFSQNAHLVQHLRVHTGEKPYECKVCRKAFSQFAYLAQHQRVHTGEKPYECIECGKAFSNRSSIAQHQRVHTGEKPYECNVCGKAFSLRAYLTVHQRIHTGERPYECKECGKAFSQNSHLAQHQRIHTGEKPYKCQQCRKAFSQIAYLAQHQRVHTGEKPYECIKCGKAFSNDSSLTQHQRVHTGEKPYECNVCGKAFSYCGSLAQHQRIHTGERPYECKECKKTFRQHAHLAHHQRIHLGESLSPPNPVNHQVL; from the coding sequence gCTGGGAATCTGTGTGTGAGACTGAAGAGTTAACCCCAAAGCAGGACATTTATGAAGTGCGATCATCTCAGAAAGTAATAGAAACACTTACAAGCTGTGGCCTTGAGTACTCCAGTTTGAAAGAAGAATGGAAATGTGAGGGCCACTTTGAGAGGCAATCAGTGAATCAGAAGGCATGTTTCAAGGAAAAGACAATCACTCATGAAGAAGCCCCTGTTGATGAAAGAGGACAAGAATATAACAAAACTTGGGGAAGTTTCCATCCCAGCACACTTCATACACAACAGATAATCCCCAAAGAGGAGAAAGTATATAAACATAACACacataaaagctttaaaaaaaaattaatggctaTTAAGCCCAGGAGTATCTATACAGAGAAGAAACTTTTGAAATGTAATGACTGTGGAAAAGTCTTCAGTCAGAGCTCATCCCTTACTCTTCATcaaagaattcatactggagagaaaccctataaatgtatagaatgtgggaaagccttcagccAGAGATCAAATCTTGTTCAACATCAGAggattcatactggagagaaaccctatgaatgcaaGGAATGTAGGAAAGCCTTCAGTCAGAATGCACACCTAGTTCAACATCTGAGAGTTCATACTGGAGAAAAACCTTATGAATGCAAAGTGTGTAGGAAAGCCTTCAGCCAGTTTGCTTACCTTGCTCAACATCAGAgagttcatactggagagaaaccctacgaATGTATTGAATGTGGGAAAGCATTTAGCAATAGATCATCTATTGCTCAACACCAGAGAGttcatactggtgagaaaccttatgaatgtaaTGTCTGTGGGAAAGCATTTAGCCTTCGTGCATACCTTACTGTACATCAGAGAATACATACTGGAGAGAgaccctatgaatgtaaggaatgtgggaaggctttcagccaGAATTCACACCTTGCtcaacatcagagaattcatactggagaaaaaCCTTATAAGTGTCAGCAATGTAGGAAAGCATTCAGCCAGATTGCCTACCTTGCTCAACATCAGAgagttcatactggagagaaaccctatgaatgtattAAATGTGGGAAGGCTTTTAGCAATGATTCATCCCTTACTCAACATCAGAgagttcatactggagagaagcctTATGAATGTAATGTTTGTGGAAAGGCTTTTAGTTACTGTGGGTCCCTTGCCCAACATCAGAGAATCCATACTGGAGAGAgaccctatgaatgtaaggaatgcAAGAAAACCTTCAGGCAGCATGCACACCTTGCTCATCATCAGAGAATCCATCTTGGGGAGTCACTGTCACCACCCAATCCAGTCAATCACCAAGTCCTGTAG